Proteins encoded together in one Nostoc sp. PCC 7524 window:
- a CDS encoding ABC transporter substrate-binding protein, with protein MPRISAALALSLATVATGFFMAACTTTNTTENTANNATATPATNTTSGGGTGLKIGSLLPTTGDLASIGQQMAPAVPLLVETVNACGGVNDQPVTLVSVDDQTDPRAGAAGMTKLATIDKVAGVVGSFASSVSTAAVSIAAQNKVMLISPGSTSPVFTEKAQKGDFKGFWARTVPPDSYQGPALAELAQKKGFKRVSTVVINNDYGVGFEKAFVQAFEKLGGTIVNKNNPVRYDPKATTFETEATAAFAGKPDAVLGVFYVETGSLLLKSAYQQGLSQGVQVMLTDGMKSDEFPAQVGKTNDGKYIVSGVIGTVPGSDGKALEAFTKLWQSKKGGSPGEFAPQAWDATALLVLAAQAAKENTGVGIANKIREVSNAPGVEVTDVCEGLKLLKEGKDINYQGASGNVDVDANGDVVGVYDVWTVQDDGKLTVIDKVTPKQ; from the coding sequence ATGCCAAGAATTAGTGCTGCCCTTGCCCTCAGTTTAGCTACTGTAGCAACCGGGTTCTTCATGGCAGCTTGTACAACAACCAACACTACTGAGAATACAGCGAACAATGCCACCGCCACCCCAGCAACTAACACCACATCTGGCGGTGGTACAGGGTTAAAAATAGGTTCCCTACTGCCAACTACGGGTGATTTAGCATCTATTGGACAGCAAATGGCACCAGCCGTTCCTCTGTTGGTGGAAACAGTTAATGCTTGTGGTGGTGTGAATGATCAACCAGTGACTCTAGTATCTGTAGACGACCAAACAGACCCCAGAGCGGGTGCAGCCGGGATGACTAAATTAGCAACCATCGATAAAGTTGCTGGTGTCGTTGGTTCTTTTGCTAGCAGTGTTTCTACAGCTGCTGTTTCCATAGCTGCTCAAAATAAAGTCATGCTGATTTCACCGGGTAGTACCAGTCCCGTCTTTACCGAAAAGGCGCAAAAAGGTGATTTTAAGGGATTTTGGGCGCGTACAGTTCCCCCCGATAGCTACCAAGGCCCAGCCTTAGCCGAACTTGCTCAGAAAAAAGGTTTCAAACGTGTTTCTACCGTAGTGATTAATAATGACTACGGGGTTGGTTTTGAAAAAGCATTTGTGCAAGCCTTTGAAAAATTAGGCGGTACTATAGTTAATAAAAATAATCCTGTACGCTATGACCCGAAAGCTACTACTTTTGAAACAGAAGCAACAGCTGCTTTTGCGGGTAAACCAGATGCAGTCTTGGGTGTATTTTATGTAGAAACAGGTAGCCTACTTTTGAAATCAGCATATCAGCAAGGTCTGTCTCAAGGTGTACAAGTCATGTTGACAGACGGCATGAAATCAGACGAATTCCCAGCTCAAGTCGGTAAAACCAATGATGGTAAATATATTGTCTCTGGAGTGATTGGGACAGTACCAGGTTCTGATGGCAAAGCATTAGAAGCTTTTACAAAACTTTGGCAATCTAAAAAAGGTGGTTCTCCAGGGGAATTTGCTCCCCAAGCTTGGGATGCTACGGCATTGTTAGTCTTAGCAGCACAAGCCGCCAAAGAAAACACAGGTGTTGGTATCGCTAATAAAATCCGGGAAGTATCTAATGCACCGGGAGTAGAAGTAACTGATGTCTGTGAAGGTCTGAAGTTACTCAAAGAAGGTAAAGATATTAACTACCAAGGTGCTAGCGGTAACGTAGATGTCGATGCTAATGGGGATGTTGTCGGTGTTTACGATGTGTGGACAGTACAAGATGATGGCAAGCTGACAGTAATTGACAAAGTTACTCCTAAGCAGTAA
- a CDS encoding aldo/keto reductase, whose protein sequence is MLYRRFGRTELQIPVFSCGGMRYQYKWQDVAQSDVPADNQANLEATIRRAVELGMNHIETARGYGSSEMQLGKILPKFPREQLIVQTKVSPVADGKEFRKTFETSLRYLQLDYVDLLGLHGINNAELLDYSIRPGGCLDVARQLQAEGKVRFVGFSTHGATDVIIDAINTNQFDYVNLHWYYINQWNWPAIAAATRHDMGVFIISPSDKGGKLYNPPAKLVNLCAPLSPMVFNDLFCLSHPQVHTLSLGAAKPQDFDEHLKTLDLLDRAAEILPSILAKLEEAAIATLGENWVKTWHVNLPQWQDTPGQVNIHTVLWLWNLATAYDLVDYAKMRYNLLGNGSHWFPGNKADKVNELDFRQCLAHSPHADKIPQFLAQAHQMLAGEEVKRLSRT, encoded by the coding sequence ATGCTGTACAGACGATTCGGACGCACAGAATTACAGATACCGGTGTTTTCCTGCGGCGGTATGAGATATCAATATAAATGGCAAGATGTTGCTCAATCAGATGTTCCTGCGGATAACCAAGCCAATTTGGAAGCAACTATTCGCCGAGCAGTTGAATTGGGCATGAATCATATTGAAACTGCCCGTGGGTATGGTAGCTCAGAAATGCAATTAGGGAAAATATTACCCAAGTTTCCCCGTGAACAGTTGATTGTGCAAACGAAAGTCTCTCCTGTGGCAGATGGGAAGGAATTCCGCAAAACTTTTGAAACATCACTGCGCTATCTTCAGCTAGATTATGTAGACTTACTAGGTTTGCATGGTATCAATAATGCCGAGTTGTTAGATTACAGTATCCGTCCTGGTGGCTGTTTAGATGTAGCAAGACAATTGCAAGCAGAAGGGAAAGTGAGGTTTGTCGGCTTTTCCACTCATGGTGCTACAGATGTGATTATTGATGCCATTAATACTAATCAATTTGATTATGTAAATCTGCATTGGTATTACATCAATCAATGGAATTGGCCAGCCATTGCAGCCGCTACTCGTCATGATATGGGGGTGTTTATTATTAGTCCCTCCGATAAAGGGGGAAAACTATATAATCCACCAGCAAAGTTAGTGAATCTTTGTGCGCCTCTGAGTCCGATGGTGTTCAATGATTTGTTTTGCCTGAGTCACCCACAAGTGCATACTTTGAGTTTGGGCGCAGCGAAACCCCAAGATTTTGACGAACACCTGAAAACATTAGACTTACTAGACCGAGCAGCAGAGATTTTACCGTCAATTTTAGCCAAGTTGGAAGAGGCAGCGATCGCCACTTTGGGAGAAAATTGGGTAAAAACTTGGCACGTCAACTTACCTCAATGGCAAGACACACCAGGACAGGTAAATATCCACACCGTTCTATGGCTGTGGAATCTAGCAACTGCCTACGATTTGGTAGACTATGCCAAAATGCGTTACAACCTGCTGGGTAACGGTAGTCATTGGTTTCCTGGCAACAAAGCCGATAAAGTGAATGAACTAGACTTCAGACAATGCCTTGCTCACAGTCCTCACGCTGATAAAATCCCACAATTTTTGGCTCAAGCTCATCAGATGTTAGCTGGGGAAGAAGTGAAGCGTCTATCGAGGACTTAG
- a CDS encoding DUF1499 domain-containing protein, producing the protein MSSLMRAIAHRLLQSITLVIFLILTVILILPTATWAESSDVGVDHSHLSACPPSPNCVVSQDADPKHAIDPIVYHVDRDTARETLLKVLTVLPRTEVIEQTDNYIHALSKSRIFKFTDDVEFYFPANESVIHMRSASRIGESDLGVNRRRLEQIRLALNDLDI; encoded by the coding sequence ATGTCCAGTCTAATGAGAGCGATCGCACACCGACTTTTGCAAAGTATCACTTTGGTAATATTCCTGATCCTGACGGTAATTTTAATACTTCCTACCGCTACTTGGGCTGAATCCTCTGACGTTGGAGTTGATCATAGTCATCTGAGTGCTTGTCCACCTTCCCCTAACTGTGTAGTTAGTCAAGATGCTGATCCCAAACACGCCATTGACCCAATTGTTTATCATGTAGATCGCGATACAGCACGAGAAACATTATTAAAAGTTCTCACCGTTCTTCCCCGAACCGAGGTGATAGAACAGACAGATAATTACATCCATGCTCTTTCTAAAAGTCGTATCTTCAAATTTACTGATGATGTAGAGTTTTATTTCCCTGCTAATGAGTCAGTAATTCATATGCGTTCTGCATCTCGCATCGGAGAGTCAGATTTAGGTGTCAACCGCAGGCGTTTAGAGCAAATTCGGCTAGCTTTGAACGATTTAGATATCTAA
- a CDS encoding hemolysin family protein: MSSITFEILIILVLIIANGVFSMSEMAIVSARKVRLQQLANQGDAKARAALKLAESPNNFLSTIQVGISLIGILTGAFGGATIASRLAVHIRRIPFLALYSEAISFGIVVLIITYLSLIVGELVPKRLALNNPERIAATVAIPMRALAALASPAVHLLSASTEMVLRTLGITPSEEPLVTEEEIKILIEQGTEAGTFEAAEQDMVERVFRLGDRPVNSFMTPRPDIVWLDLDDSQEENRQKLSENAYSRYPVCQGGLDNVLGMIPVTDLLARSFRGEHLDLTVGLRQPVFVPESTRGLKVLELFKQTATHMALVVDEYGVIQGLLTLNDIMSEIVGDVPATPGEYEPQAVQREDGSWLLDGMLPVEEFLELFGMVELEFEERGSYQTLGGFVITHLGRIPTAADHFQWRGMRIEVMDMDGNRVDKVLVVPKVNQGDEIEAKS; the protein is encoded by the coding sequence ATGTCTTCCATAACCTTTGAAATTTTAATTATTCTGGTATTAATTATTGCCAACGGTGTGTTCTCGATGTCTGAAATGGCAATTGTTTCAGCGCGGAAGGTGAGGCTACAACAGCTAGCCAATCAAGGCGACGCTAAGGCCAGAGCAGCCCTGAAGTTAGCAGAATCTCCGAATAATTTCCTCTCTACAATTCAAGTAGGTATTTCCCTCATCGGTATCCTGACTGGTGCTTTTGGGGGAGCTACAATTGCCAGCAGATTAGCCGTACACATAAGACGCATACCTTTTTTAGCACTTTATAGTGAAGCAATTTCCTTTGGAATAGTAGTTTTGATTATTACGTACTTATCCTTAATTGTTGGTGAATTGGTGCCAAAGCGTCTGGCTTTAAACAACCCAGAACGAATTGCTGCAACTGTTGCTATTCCGATGCGGGCTTTAGCTGCCTTAGCTTCTCCGGCGGTGCATCTGTTGAGTGCTTCTACAGAAATGGTGTTGCGAACTTTGGGGATTACACCTTCTGAGGAACCGCTAGTGACTGAGGAAGAAATTAAAATCCTGATTGAGCAAGGGACAGAGGCGGGAACTTTTGAAGCAGCCGAACAAGATATGGTAGAGCGAGTTTTTCGTCTAGGCGATCGCCCTGTTAATTCTTTTATGACCCCTCGTCCTGATATTGTTTGGTTAGATTTGGACGATTCTCAAGAAGAAAATCGGCAAAAGTTAAGTGAAAATGCTTATTCTCGTTATCCTGTCTGTCAGGGGGGACTGGACAATGTTCTAGGTATGATCCCAGTTACGGACTTACTCGCTAGGAGTTTTCGCGGAGAACATCTAGATTTAACAGTAGGACTACGCCAGCCTGTATTTGTCCCAGAAAGCACCCGTGGCTTAAAAGTTTTGGAGTTATTTAAGCAAACTGCAACTCACATGGCGTTAGTTGTAGATGAATACGGCGTGATTCAAGGATTATTAACTCTCAATGACATTATGAGCGAAATTGTGGGTGATGTTCCAGCTACCCCAGGAGAGTATGAACCCCAAGCTGTACAGAGAGAAGATGGTTCTTGGCTATTGGATGGGATGTTACCAGTAGAAGAATTTTTGGAACTGTTTGGGATGGTGGAATTGGAATTTGAAGAACGGGGTAGTTATCAAACCCTAGGAGGTTTTGTCATCACCCATCTAGGCCGTATCCCCACTGCCGCCGATCATTTTCAATGGCGAGGTATGCGGATTGAAGTCATGGACATGGACGGTAATCGCGTCGATAAGGTGCTAGTTGTGCCGAAAGTTAATCAAGGAGACGAAATAGAGGCTAAAAGCTAG